A window from Rhinolophus sinicus isolate RSC01 linkage group LG18, ASM3656204v1, whole genome shotgun sequence encodes these proteins:
- the DECR2 gene encoding peroxisomal 2,4-dienoyl-CoA reductase [(3E)-enoyl-CoA-producing] isoform X2, with translation MAHPPPDVPEDDCLPEDKVAFITGGGSGIGFRIAEIFMRHGCHVVIASRSLPRVSAAARKLTAATGRRCLPLSLDVRAPPAILAAVDQALKEFGKIDILINCAAGNFLCPAGALSFNAFKTVMDIDTLGTFNVSRVVYEKFFRDHGGVIVNITATLGARGQVLQVHAGSAKAAVDAMTRHLAVEWGPQNIRVNSLAPGPISGTEGFRRLGGPQASMSGKFLASPLQRLGNKTEIAHSVLYLASPLASYVTGALLVVDGGAWLTFPNDIKLLADFASFSAKL, from the exons ATGGCCCATCCGCCGCCCGATGTCCCAGAGGACGACTGTCTACCTGA gGACAAAGTCGCCTTCATCACAGGCGGGGGCTCTGGGATCGGGTTCCGGATAGCTGAGATATTTATGCG GCACGGCTGCCACGTGGTGATCGCCAGCAGAAGCCTTCCGAGAGTGTCAGCG GCTGCCAGAAAGCTAACTGCTGCCACTGGCCGGCGGTGCCTCCCTTTATCTCTGGATGTCCGAGCTCCCCCAGCCATCCTAGCCGCCGTGGACCAGGCACTGAAGGAGTTTGGGAAAATTGACATTCTCATAAACT GTGCCGCTGGAAACTTCCTGTGTCCGGCTGGTGCGTTGTCCTTCAATGCCTTCAAGACCGTGATGGACATTGACACCTTGGGGACCTTCAACGTGTCTCGTGTGGTCTATGAGAAGTTCTTCCGG GACCATGGAGGGGTGATTGTGAACATCACTGCGACCCTTGGTGCCCGGGGGCAGGTGCTCCAAGTACACGCAGGCTCTGCCAAGGCGGCTGTGG ATGCAATGACGCGGCATCTGGCTGTGGAGTGGGGTCCCCAGAACATCCGTGTCAACAGCCTTGCCCCTGGTCCCATCAGTGGCACGGAGGGGTTCCGGCGGCTGG GTGGTCCCCAGGCCAGCATGAGTGGGAAGTTCCTGGCCAGCCCCCTGCAGAGGCTGGGGAACAAGACGGAGATCGCCCACAGTGTGCTGTACCTGGCTAGTCCTTTGGCGTCCTACGTGACCGGCGCCCTGCTGGTGGTTGACGGCGGGGCGTGGCTGACGTTCCCTAATGACATCAAGTTGCTGGCGGATTTCGCATCCTTCTCTGCTAAACTCTAG
- the DECR2 gene encoding peroxisomal 2,4-dienoyl-CoA reductase [(3E)-enoyl-CoA-producing] isoform X1 yields MAHPPPDVPEDDCLPEYRHLFSPDLLQDKVAFITGGGSGIGFRIAEIFMRHGCHVVIASRSLPRVSAAARKLTAATGRRCLPLSLDVRAPPAILAAVDQALKEFGKIDILINCAAGNFLCPAGALSFNAFKTVMDIDTLGTFNVSRVVYEKFFRDHGGVIVNITATLGARGQVLQVHAGSAKAAVDAMTRHLAVEWGPQNIRVNSLAPGPISGTEGFRRLGGPQASMSGKFLASPLQRLGNKTEIAHSVLYLASPLASYVTGALLVVDGGAWLTFPNDIKLLADFASFSAKL; encoded by the exons ATGGCCCATCCGCCGCCCGATGTCCCAGAGGACGACTGTCTACCTGAGTACCGCCACCTCTTTAGCCCCGACCTACTCCA gGACAAAGTCGCCTTCATCACAGGCGGGGGCTCTGGGATCGGGTTCCGGATAGCTGAGATATTTATGCG GCACGGCTGCCACGTGGTGATCGCCAGCAGAAGCCTTCCGAGAGTGTCAGCG GCTGCCAGAAAGCTAACTGCTGCCACTGGCCGGCGGTGCCTCCCTTTATCTCTGGATGTCCGAGCTCCCCCAGCCATCCTAGCCGCCGTGGACCAGGCACTGAAGGAGTTTGGGAAAATTGACATTCTCATAAACT GTGCCGCTGGAAACTTCCTGTGTCCGGCTGGTGCGTTGTCCTTCAATGCCTTCAAGACCGTGATGGACATTGACACCTTGGGGACCTTCAACGTGTCTCGTGTGGTCTATGAGAAGTTCTTCCGG GACCATGGAGGGGTGATTGTGAACATCACTGCGACCCTTGGTGCCCGGGGGCAGGTGCTCCAAGTACACGCAGGCTCTGCCAAGGCGGCTGTGG ATGCAATGACGCGGCATCTGGCTGTGGAGTGGGGTCCCCAGAACATCCGTGTCAACAGCCTTGCCCCTGGTCCCATCAGTGGCACGGAGGGGTTCCGGCGGCTGG GTGGTCCCCAGGCCAGCATGAGTGGGAAGTTCCTGGCCAGCCCCCTGCAGAGGCTGGGGAACAAGACGGAGATCGCCCACAGTGTGCTGTACCTGGCTAGTCCTTTGGCGTCCTACGTGACCGGCGCCCTGCTGGTGGTTGACGGCGGGGCGTGGCTGACGTTCCCTAATGACATCAAGTTGCTGGCGGATTTCGCATCCTTCTCTGCTAAACTCTAG
- the NME4 gene encoding nucleoside diphosphate kinase, mitochondrial isoform X2 codes for MSGLLGRAALRVLLCRPRALVPSLLVRPSSGGTSWNRERTLVAVKPDGVQRRLVGDVIQRFERRGFKLVGMKMLQVWEGPNVVCTSRAMIGHTDSAAAAPGTIRGDFSVHISRNVIHASVSVEEAQREIQLWFQSNELVDWADEGHRSSLYPA; via the exons ATGAGCGGCCTCCTCGGGCGCGCCGCGCTGCGGGTGCTGCTATGCCGCCCGCGGGCCCTGGTCCCCAGCCTGCTCGTGCGCCCCAGCTCGG GAGGGACTTCCTGGAACCGGGAGCGGACCCTGGTGGCCGTGAAGCCCGATGGGGTGCAGCGGCGACTTGTTGGGGATGTGATCCAGCGTTTTGAGAGGAGGGGCTTCAAGCTGGTGGGGATGAAGATGCTCCAG GTCTGGGAAGGCCCCAATGTGGTCTGCACCTCGAGAGCCATGATAGGACACACTGATTCGGCTGCCGCTGCCCCTGGCACCATCCGAGGAGATTTCAGCGTCCACATCAGCAG GAACGTCATCCATGCCAGCGTCTCCGTGGAGGAGGCCCAGAGGGAGATCCAGCTGTGGTTCCAGAGCAATGAGCTGGTGGACTGGGCAGATGAAGGCCACCGCAGCAGCCTCTACCCAGCCTGA
- the NME4 gene encoding nucleoside diphosphate kinase, mitochondrial isoform X1 has protein sequence MSGLLGRAALRVLLCRPRALVPSLLVRPSSGGTSWNRERTLVAVKPDGVQRRLVGDVIQRFERRGFKLVGMKMLQVPESVLAEHYHDLQRKPFYPALISYMSSGPVVAMVWEGPNVVCTSRAMIGHTDSAAAAPGTIRGDFSVHISRNVIHASVSVEEAQREIQLWFQSNELVDWADEGHRSSLYPA, from the exons ATGAGCGGCCTCCTCGGGCGCGCCGCGCTGCGGGTGCTGCTATGCCGCCCGCGGGCCCTGGTCCCCAGCCTGCTCGTGCGCCCCAGCTCGG GAGGGACTTCCTGGAACCGGGAGCGGACCCTGGTGGCCGTGAAGCCCGATGGGGTGCAGCGGCGACTTGTTGGGGATGTGATCCAGCGTTTTGAGAGGAGGGGCTTCAAGCTGGTGGGGATGAAGATGCTCCAG GTGCCGGAGAGCGTCCTTGCTGAGCACTACCACGACCTTCAGAGGAAGCCCTTTTACCCAGCACTCATCAGCTACATGAGCTCTGGCCCCGTGGTGGCCATG GTCTGGGAAGGCCCCAATGTGGTCTGCACCTCGAGAGCCATGATAGGACACACTGATTCGGCTGCCGCTGCCCCTGGCACCATCCGAGGAGATTTCAGCGTCCACATCAGCAG GAACGTCATCCATGCCAGCGTCTCCGTGGAGGAGGCCCAGAGGGAGATCCAGCTGTGGTTCCAGAGCAATGAGCTGGTGGACTGGGCAGATGAAGGCCACCGCAGCAGCCTCTACCCAGCCTGA
- the NME4 gene encoding nucleoside diphosphate kinase, mitochondrial isoform X3, whose amino-acid sequence MSGLLGRAALRVLLCRPRALVPSLLVRPSSGGTSWNRERTLVAVKPDGVQRRLVGDVIQRFERRGFKLVGMKMLQVPESVLAEHYHDLQRKPFYPALISYMSSGPVVAMVWEGPNVVCTSRAMIGHTDSAAAAPGTIRGDFSVHISSLTP is encoded by the exons ATGAGCGGCCTCCTCGGGCGCGCCGCGCTGCGGGTGCTGCTATGCCGCCCGCGGGCCCTGGTCCCCAGCCTGCTCGTGCGCCCCAGCTCGG GAGGGACTTCCTGGAACCGGGAGCGGACCCTGGTGGCCGTGAAGCCCGATGGGGTGCAGCGGCGACTTGTTGGGGATGTGATCCAGCGTTTTGAGAGGAGGGGCTTCAAGCTGGTGGGGATGAAGATGCTCCAG GTGCCGGAGAGCGTCCTTGCTGAGCACTACCACGACCTTCAGAGGAAGCCCTTTTACCCAGCACTCATCAGCTACATGAGCTCTGGCCCCGTGGTGGCCATG GTCTGGGAAGGCCCCAATGTGGTCTGCACCTCGAGAGCCATGATAGGACACACTGATTCGGCTGCCGCTGCCCCTGGCACCATCCGAGGAGATTTCAGCGTCCACATCAGCAG CTTAACCCCCTAG